One window of Aspergillus oryzae RIB40 DNA, chromosome 3 genomic DNA carries:
- a CDS encoding ATP/GTP-binding protein (predicted protein) produces the protein MRPDTSIYIIGTQCTGKTTLVNALFNAFHGQRNDIVIHRIPEVVRTVLRETGITRNDIPNDPWKALELQKLILRAQYEAESKQSGNLVLSDRSGIDALVYAARYGPPGSREMLENTREWQYLPSRMMQSLVVLCSPHREWLVDDGT, from the coding sequence ATGCGACCCGATActtctatctatattatagGAACACAATGCACAGGCAAGACTACTCTTGTGAATGCCTTATTCAACGCCTTTCACGGCCAACGTAATGACATCGTTATACACAGAATCCCAGAAGTAGTTCGAACTGTTCTTCGAGAGACCGGCATCACGCGCAATGATATTCCGAATGACCCATGGAAGGCACTTGAGCTCCAGAAATTGATTCTTCGTGCACAGTATGAGGCTGAAAGCAAGCAATCCGGTAACCTAGTGCTGTCTGACCGGTCCGGCATTGACGCTCTCGTGTATGCCGCCAGATATGGGCCCCCAGGCAGTCGAGAGATGCTGGAAAACACAAGAGAATGGCAATATTTGCCAAGTCGGATGATGCAgtccttggtggtcttgtGTTCACCACATCGGGAATGGCTGGTGGATGATGGAACATGA
- a CDS encoding uncharacterized protein (vacuolar sorting protein VPS1, dynamin, and related proteins), giving the protein MVLRQFSTSSLEALCAEEHLELLDSVDTLRSQGISHYISLPQIIVCGDQSSGKSSVLEAISGVSFPVKSNLCTRFPTELVLRKSSHIGVKVSIVPHRSRSHVEQDALSRFHEELESFEGLPTLIENAKAAMGIFTHGKAFSNDLLRVEVSGPDRPHLTIVDLPGLIHSETKLQSAADVALVQDVVQSYMKEPRSIILAVVSAKNDFANQIVLRLAREADSFGHRTLGVITKPDTLVEGSESEHQFVSLAKNQEVTFRLGWHVLKNMDTEKGNYNLSVRGQEEAEFFSRGIWEDLPRSHVGIDTLRRRLSKLLLGQIATELPSLIDEIQSKMDLCVKGLEKLGEPRATLKEQRSYLLHISQCFQTLVRSGLDGSYNSSFFESAHSENGYHKRMRAVIQNLNEDFAQHITENGHYRDILSGGQPGTSQSSSAEQLFVSRKEYLQHIERLLRRTRGRELPGTFNPMIVNDLFKEQSQPWQRIATAHVTKVWDATKTFICAAVAEVSDMATLGALLKDVVEPALSDLLHSMEARLTELLEPHQAGHAITYNHSFTEDLQKARRDIMEDRFSHVLTDFFGVPQITTSTNTYYNNYDNPPQQDPFDDDCYYNTNKKRNKNRDFNLRKLLDSLLESTETDMICYAAREALDCTLAYYKVALKRFIDGVATDVVETTLTKSLNQLLSPIVVHHMSDTSVSRIAGESKENRDLREQLSKKLEILESGSKTCRKFVNIQGIKDPAPEPEVGYVDSGLSPVEGKKTTETVMRGKGKKGKQSKKKTSSMPSEQLANPL; this is encoded by the exons ATGGTCTTGCGTCAGTTCTCAACTAGTTCCTTGGAGGCATTATGCGCAGAGGAGCACCTGGAGCTGCTAGATTCTGTCGATACTCTCCGTTCTCAGGGCATCAGCCATTATATCTCCCTTCCACAGATAATTGTCTGTGGAGACCAGTCCTCAGGCAAAAGCTCCGTGTTGGAGGCGATATCCGGTGTTTCGTTCCCAGTTAAAAGCAATCTTTGCACCCGCTTCCCAACAGAGCTTGTCCTGCGCAAGAGCTCCCACATTGGCGTGAAAGTATCTATTGTTCCTCATCGCTCTCGTAGTCATGTGGAGCAGGATGCACTCTCGCGTTTCCACGAGGAGCTCGAGAGCTTCGAAGGACTTCCAACGCTGATCGAGAATGCAAAAGCTGCTATGGGTATATTTACTCATGGCAAAGCCTTCTCCAATGACCTTCTGCGAGTCGAGGTCTCGGGGCCCGACCGTCCCCATTTAACGATCGTGGATCTTCCCGGGCTGATCCACTCGGAGACGAAGCTGCAGTCGGCCGCTGATGTTGCCCTCGTTCAAGATGTGGTTCAATCGTATATGAAGGAGCCAAGGAGTATTATTCTTGCCGTTGTATCCGCCAAAAACGATTTTGCAAATCAGATCGTTCTGCGACTTGCGCGAGAAGCCGATAGCTTTGGCCACCGAACACTTGGTGTCATTACGAAACCTGATACATTGGTTGAGGGCTCGGAAAGTGAGCACCAGTTTGTTTCACTGGCCAAGAATCAGGAAGTCACTTTTCGCCTCGGTTGGCATGTCCTTAAGAATATGGACACGGAGAAAGGGAATTATAACCTTTCTGTTCGAGGACAAGAGGAAGCCGAGTTCTTTTCCAGGGGGATTTGGGAAGACTTGCCACGGTCGCATGTCGGCATAGACACACTGCGACGACGACTCAGTAAGCTACTTCTCGGACAAATTGCCACCGAGCTACCCAGCTTGATCGATGAGATCCAGTCTAAAATGGACCTATGCGTTAAGGGACTCGAGAAACTCGGAGAACCTCGCGCTACCCTCAAGGAGCAGCGATCGTACCTTCTCCATATTAGCCAATGCTTTCAGACTCTCGTGAGATCTGGTCTAGATGGCAGTTACAATAGCTCCTTTTTTGAGAGTGCCCACTCAGAAAATGGATATCACAAGCGAATGCGTGCAGTTATCCAGAATCTGAATGAAGATTTTGCGCAGCACATAACCGAAAACGGGCACTATCGTGACATACTCAGCGGTGGGCAGCCGGGCACGAgtcaatcatcatcagctgAACAGTTGTTTGTCTCTCGCAAGGAATATCTCCAGCATATCGAAAGGTTACTGCGACGAACCAGAGGGAGAGAGCTGCCTGGAACTTTCAACCCAATGATCGTCAATGATCTGTTTAAGGAGCAATCCCAACCATGGCAGAGAATTGCGACTGCTCACGTCACAAAGGTCTGGGATGCTACCAAAACATTTATTTGCGCGGCCGTTGCGGAAGTTAGTGATATGGCAACCTTGGGAGCGTTGTTGAAGGACGTTGTCGAGCCAGCTCTCAGTGATCTCTTGCACAGCATGGAGGCAAGGTTGACTGAATTGCTAGAGCCGCATCAAGCTGGACACGCGATTACTTATAATCACTCCTTTACCGAGGATCTACAGAAGGCTCGTCGTGATATAATGGAGGACCGGTTCTCCCACGTTTTAACTGATTTCTTCGGCGTACCCCAAATTACAACATCAACCAATACCTACTACAACAACTACGACAACCCCCCGCAACAAGACCCCTTCGACGATGACTGTTACTACAACaccaacaagaagagaaacaagaacagAGACTTTAACCTTCGTAAACTTTTAGACTCGCTGCTCGAATCCACTGAAACCGATATGATCTGCTACGCCGCCCGGGAAGCTCTCGATTGTACACTTGCATACTACAAA GTTGCACTCAAGCGGTTCATCGATGGTGTCGCAACTGACGTGGTCGAAACTACCCTTACGAAGTCTCTCAATCAACTGCTTTCACCAATAGTAGTACACCATATGTCTGATACATCGGTCTCGCGTATTGCAGGGGAATCGAAGGAAAATCGCGACTTACGCGAACAACTTTCCAAAAAGCTCGAGATTCTAGAAAGTGGGTCGAAGACTTGCAGGAAGTTTGTCAATATCCAGGGGATAA AGGATCCAGCCCCTGAACCAGAGGTCGGCTATGTGGACTCTGGCCTCTCACCAGTGGAAGGCAAGAAAACTACCGAAACAGTGATGAGAggcaaggggaagaagggtaagcagagcaagaaaaaaactaGTTCAATGCCATCTGAGCAGCTGGCGAATCCTCTCTAG
- a CDS encoding RTA1 domain-containing protein (predicted protein), with the protein MDSTEGTFEFKLYRYTPSLGAAILFLVLFALITLYHLYQVIRLRSWYFLVFVIGGVFQIIGYICRTLAHNDTNSIPIYSVQTIMILLAPPLYAASIYMTLGRLIRYLDAEALSIVPIRWLTLIFVIGDVVAFVMQAAGGGIMASGTLSAMNTGETVTIIGLAVQLAFFSVFIVTSTIFHWRIHQNPTQKSLIKSQTKRTETTWVTVMGVLYVSSVLILVRSIFRLIEYAQGNAGYLISHEAFMYVFDSMLMFLTMVVMSFYHPSKLLNPRNMQRRGGESDGTTTQLHRLSSA; encoded by the exons ATGGACTCCACCGAAGGGACGTTCGAATTCAAACTATACCGATATACACCCTCGCTTGGGGCAGCAATCCTGTTCCTTGTTCTATTCGCTCTCATTACTCTCTATCACCTCTACCAAGTGATTCGCCTAAGATCATGGTATTTCCTCGTGTTCGTTATTGGAGGAGTTT TTCAAATTATCGGCTATATCTGCCGTACACTAGCGCACAACGACACCAACTCCATACCCATCTATTCCGTCCAAACGATCATGATCCTCCTTGCCCCTCCTCTCTACGCTGCATCAATATACATGACCCTTGGTCGATTAATCCGGTACCTGGACGCAGAAGCCCTCAGCATCGTGCCCATAAGATGGTTAACCTTGATATTCGTGATCGGCGACGTAGTCGCATTCGTCATGCAAGCAGCAG GCGGCGGCATAATGGCCAGCGGAACTCTTAGCGCCATGAACACAGGCGAGACAGTCACCATCATCGGTCTCGCCGTCCAACTCGCATTCTTCAgcgtcttcatcgtcacctcGACAATCTTTCACTGGCGGATTCACCAAAATCCCACACAGAAATCTTTAATCAAAAGCCAAACCAAGCGGACGGAAACTACGTGGGTAACTGTCATGGGTGTGCTTTACGTGTCGAGTGTGCTTATTCTTGTTCGGTCCATTTTCCGGTTGATCGAGTACGCGCAGGGAAATGCTGGATATTTGATTAGTCACGAGGCGTTCATGTATGTCTTTGATTCGATGCTGATGTTCCTCACAATGGTTGTTATGAGCTTCTATCATCCTTCGAAGCTCTTGAATCCGAGGAATATGCAGAGGCGGGGTGGTGAGTCCGATGGTACTACTACGCAATTGCATCGGCTTTCGTCGGCTTAG
- a CDS encoding uncharacterized protein (predicted protein), producing the protein MSDMNLLTRFMLQTSKKMSLHQKRMFIWQQIIPDMAAEREYLMHLLLALAGAHALYESEIASTGTPSIDGSQLIPSSIDNPAIHDLHRIIEHHQKGLRGFREALSDMTAATAEYVFCGSLLIVAFAFASLSIRDLSRTEPALRNGDNDESPFTDWLHLVRGLTSVVQEHWFTLKLSRLRDMLYYEYANEDWRHTLSTARVPRLTNGSRMVLMFADGAAREISTLRTYATTLSSSPAAHEANPTSIQYSPDIPTGEDDKQDEHSNTIDKLEEIYMRILNVFHFAESKRDCSALRDFQIDLEEAAVLSWPQMVSNVFIASLRPRDQVEIAEGFSYTILAHFYLVFVLFEDLWYINRGFYKEIEKIFQLVNALNNDRLLTLMEWPMAVIAANRME; encoded by the coding sequence ATGTCTGATATGAACCTCTTGACCAGATTCATGCTACAGACGTCGAAAAAGATGAGTCTCCATCAGAAACGAATGTTCATTTGGCAGCAAATTATCCCAGACATGGCGGCAGAAAGGGAATACCTGATGCATCTACTCCTCGCACTCGCTGGGGCACATGCTCTATATGAATCAGAAATAGCCAGCACTGGAACACCAAGCATAGACGGTAGTCAATTAATCCCTTCCTCGATTGACAATCCAGCGATCCATGACCTTCATCGCATCATTGAACATCACCAAAAGGGACTCAGAGGATTCAGGGAGGCTCTGTCAGACATGACTGCTGCTACTGCAGAATATGTCTTCTGTGGCTCACTTTTAATCGtcgcctttgcctttgcctcTTTATCAATTCGAGACCTAAGTAGGACGGAACCGGCACTGAGGAACGGAGACAATGACGAAAGTCCGTTTACTGACTGGCTCCATTTGGTTCGCGGGCTGACAAGTGTGGTTCAAGAACACTGGTTTACCCTCAAGCTCAGCAGACTGCGAGACATGTTATATTACGAGTACGCCAACGAGGATTGGAGACATACTCTTTCAACAGCCCGTGTCCCACGTTTAACTAATGGTTCCCGTatggtgttgatgtttgCGGACGGCGCCGCTCGAGAAATTTCTACGCTACGCACCTACGCAACCACATTGTCTTCCAGCCCTGCAGCACACGAGGCCAATCCTACCTCAATCCAGTATTCGCCAGATATTCCGACCGGAGAAGATGATAAACAGGACGAGCATTCCAATACAATTGATAAGCTAGAGGAGATATATATGCGTATTCTTAATGTGTTTCACTTTGCAGAAAGTAAGCGTGATTGCTCTGCATTGCGAGATTTTCAGATCGATCTAGAAGAGGCCGCCGTCTTATCCTGGCCTCAAATGGTATCGAACGTCTTTATTGCCTCCCTCAGGCCACGGGATCAAGTTGAGATTGCTGAAGGATTCTCGTACACGATATTGGCTCATTTCTATTTGGTCTTCGTTCTCTTTGAGGACTTGTGGTATATTAATCGGGGTTTTTAcaaggagatcgagaagatctTTCAGCTTGTGAATGCTTTAAACAATGATCGACTTTTAACTCTCATGGAGTGGCCGATGGCTGTCATAGCAGCAAACCGAATGGAATGA
- a CDS encoding RTA1 domain-containing protein (predicted protein) — MGSSDDAASATPNEATMFAFYRYDPNMAGAVIFTILFTITTVWHAVQLFRTRTWFFIPFVVGGIFEIIGYIGRALSSHESPNWTLGPYLIQTLFLLLAPALLAASVYMLLGRVILILRAESHAILSKKWLTKIFVTGDVLSFFLQGAGGGIQSSGSLDNMKLGEKIIVVGLFVQIFFFGFFIITAGSFDLKLRKYPIPRCHDPSIPWRKHLNVLYATSFLIMVRSVFRLVEYLQGNNGFLLHHEIFLYIFDAVLIFMAMAIFNIFHPSELTHLLREAHEYELQSSYDKYGV; from the exons ATGGGGAGCAGTGATGATGCTGCAAGTGCGACGCCAAACGAGGCCACCATGTTCGCCTTCTATCGATATGATCCAAATATGGCCGGCGCCGTGATCTTCACTATCCTGTTCACGATAACGACGGTCTGGCACGCGGTGCAGCTGTTCCGAACTCGAACTTGGTTTTTTATCCCATTCGTCGTGGGCGGCATAT TTGAAATCATTGGCTACATCGGACGCGCCCTATCGAGTCACGAGAGTCCAAACTGGACTCTTGGTCCCTACTTGATCCAAACcttgttcctccttcttgcACCGGCTCTGCTAGCCGCCTCTGTTTATATGCTCCTCGGGCGCGTCATCTTGATTCTACGAGCAGAGTCCCATGCAATCCTGAGCAAAAAATGGCTGACCAAGATCTTCGTGACGGGAGACgtcctttcattcttcctaCAAGGAGCCG GCGGCGGCATACAGAGTAGCGGCAGTCTAGACAACATGAAGCTAGGCGAAAAGATCATTGTAGTGGGACTCTTCGTccagatcttctttttcggcttcttcatAATCACAGCCGGCAGCTTTGACTTGAAGCTAAGGAAATACCCAATCCCACGATGCCACGATCCGTCGATCCCGTGGAGGAAGCATCTAAATGTCCTATACGCgaccagcttcttgatcatgGTGCGGTCGGTGTTTCGCTTGGTGGAGTATCTTCAGGGCAACAATGGATTTCTTTTGCACCACGAGATCTTCTTATACATCTTTGATGCCGTATTGATCTTCATGGCTATGGCTATTTTTAACATCTTTCATCCTAGTGAGCTGACGCATCTGCTGAGGGAGGCACACGAGTACGAGCTTCAGAGTTCGTATGATAAATATGGGGTGTAA
- a CDS encoding uncharacterized protein (predicted protein), with amino-acid sequence MFISVSDLGSDIQFHWAFYLVQSRGQGIMFHMINSIETGNRWQYQTKPVTGIPNSLNLLVAVKIAVMDPALHSALADRLAAVPDTPPITCRLWLKRALLELDEEGYIQLTGRVDNIEQEALIEAAENQPQRIRTGLCSRYRVV; translated from the exons ATGTTCATCTCTG TCTCCGACCTCGGCTCTGATATCCAATTCCACTGGGCATTCTACCTTGTCCAAAGCCGGGGCCAAGGCATCATGTTCCATATGATCAACAGCATCGAGACGGGCAATCGATGGCAATATCAGACGAAGCCTGTTACCGGAATTCCAAACTCACTCAACCTACTGGTCGCCGTGAAGATAGCAGTAATGGACCCAGCATTACATAGTGCCCTTGCAGATCGTCTCGCTGCTGTTCCTGATACCCCACCTATCACTTGTCGCCTGTGGCTCAAGCGAGCATTGCTTGaactggatgaggaggggtATATTCAACTCACGGGGAGGGTTGACAATATTGAACAGGAGGCGCTGATTGAAGCAGCGGAGAATCAGCCACAGAGAATACGTACTGGTCTTTGTAGTCGGTATCGTGTGGTATAG
- a CDS encoding potassium channel family protein (tandem pore domain K+ channel), producing the protein MNERSGDGNGPKVPRGPAKVSIWEKLQDQINPRPPDDDEPQDWWFASTAIPLIAATTSPFANVMSVVALAMSWKSEIHPEQQDPEGNPVQVLLADPRWCIGLNATSLAFGVLGNLFLLFNFTRTIRYIIALPASIILWLLATAILVGITSSVHIYASPIPPNQTYSQAYWYAVIAAIHYFILTSILMINMLGYFLGHYPQYFALTDGQRTLILQTTAFGIWLIVGAAVFQKVIGISIAEALYFCDITILTLGFGDVTPKTPVGRGLVFPYAVIGIIILGLVVGSINKIIRDLQDTNVVQKHTERRREATISRSLMEEDLQQRLRLTPNTSKIAYRPKHTRKTPIISKVTAIYRDAIGRPKDIVMKEEKDRFDAMRAIQYESVIFRRWYRLILSLIAFGILWTCGAVVFWALEEQFTYFQALYFAFCSLLTIGYGDITPTTNAAKPFFVVWSLIAIPTMTSLISEMSNTIVAVFKHATSHVADYTVLPRTGKYKSFITKFPPIQNYLEKREQNKRVNRGFQIGPDDIEGTQTGESSGGARNKQSIEKEGDKEPSDFDLAQRLAFAIRRTTRDAVNGHPKRYNYDEWVEFTRMIRFTDPNAGDTVLYEDEYGILNWDWMGENSPMLASQTEPEWVLDRLCESMIRFISTQAQKRRSDGVGDIDEDEPTLRKEKDI; encoded by the exons ATGAATGAAAGATCTGGCGATGGAAATGGCCCAAAAGTGCCAAGAGGTCCGGCGAAAGTCTCCATATGGGAGAAGCTTCAAGACCAAATAAATCCGAGGCCTCCGGACGATGACGAGCCGCAGGACTGGTGGTTCGCCTCGACCGCCATCCCCTTGATAGCGGCCACCACCAGTCCCTTTGCAAACGTGATGTCGGTGGTCGCGCTGGCTATGTCCTGGAAGAGTGAAATCCATCCTGAACAACAGGATCCGGAGGGGAACCCGGTGCAGGTGTTGCTGGCTGACCCTAGATG GTGCATTGGTCTGAACGCTACCTCTCTTGCATTTGGGGTGCTGGGgaatctctttcttttgttcaaCTTCACCCGGACTATCCGGTATATTATCGCTCTGCCTGCTTCTATTATTCTTTGGCTCTTAGCGACCGCCATT TTGGTCGGAATCACCAGCTCAGTACACATCTATGCCAGCCCGATACCTCCAAACCAGACCTACTCGCAGGCATACTGGTATGCGGTAATCGCGGCGATCCACTATTTCATCCTCACCTCTATCCTCATGATTAACATGCTTGGATACTTTCTTGGACACTATCCTCAATATTTTGCCTTGACAGATGGTCAACGAACCTTGATTCTCCAGACGACCGCTTTTGGGATCTGGCTTATAGTAGGCGCTGCTGtcttccagaaggtcatTGGGATATCGATCGCAGAAGCACTGTATTTCTGCGATATCACAATTCTAACGCTTGGCTTCGGCGATGTCACCCCAAAGACACCAGTTGGGAGAGGACTTGTCTTCCCATACGCCGTGATTGGGATAATCATCTTGGGTCTAGTAGTTGGAAGTATTAACAAGATAATCAGAGACCTCCAAGACACAAACGTTGTCCAAAAGCACACCGAACGACGACGAGAAGCGACAATTTCACGATCCCTCATGGAGGAAGACCTCCAACAGCGCCTGAGACTAACCCCCAACACATCCAAAATAGCATATCGACCCAAACACACCCGGAAAACACCCATCATAAGTAAAGTGACAGCCATCTACCGCGACGCGATCGGCCGACCAAAGGACATCGTcatgaaagaagaaaaagacagaTTCGACGCCATGCGCGCCATCCAATACGAAAGCGTTATCTTCCGTCGCTGGTACCGGCTCATACTCAGTCTCATTGCCTTTGGGATCCTGTGGACCTGTGGCGCTGTGGTATTCTGGGCTTTGGAGGAGCAGTTCACGTACTTCCAGGCTTTGTATTTTGCGTTCTGCTCCCTTTTGACTATTGGTTACGGGGATATTACGCCCACCACTAACGCGGCGAAGCCTTTCTTCGTCGTGTGGTCGCTCATCGCTATCCCGACTATGACTTCGCTCATCTCCGAGATGAGCAATACCATCGTCGCGGTGTTTAAGCACGCCACTAGTCACGTCGCAGATTATACCGTCCTCCCACGAACGGGGAAATACAAGTCCTTTATCACCAAGTTTCCGCCAATCCAGAACTATCTCGAAAAACGCGAGCAAAACAAACGAGTCAACCGGGGCTTTCAAATCGGCCCAGACGACATAGAAGGGACACAAACCGGCGAGTCCTCAGGCGGCgcaagaaacaaacaatcaatcgagaaagaaggagacaAAGAACCGTCAGACTTCGACCTAGCCCAGCGTCTCGCGTTTGCTATACGTCGGACGACCCGGGATGCCGTCAATGGACATCCGAAGCGCTACAACTACGACGAATGGGTGGAGTTTACCCGGATGATTCGATTCACGGATCCGAATGCGGGGGATACGGTGTTGTATGAGGATGAATATGGGATTCTGAATTGGGATTGGATGGGTGAGAATAGTCCCATGTTGGCTTCGCAGACAGAACCGGAATGGGTTCTTGATCGGCTTTGTGAGAGTATGATCCGGTTTATCTCTACGCAGGCGCAGAAGAGACGGTCGGACGGTGTAGGGGATATAGACGAGGATGAGCCGAcgttgaggaaggagaaggatatTTAA
- a CDS encoding glutathione S-transferase family protein (glutathione S-transferase), whose protein sequence is MSHFGTVYTYPNNPRVMKIQAAGNLNSLSITTSPDFQMGVTNRSPEYLSKFPMGKAPAFEGADGTLLFESDAIAQYVAESGPAKDQLLGVSAAERAHIRQWICFAEGDAMGAVVPFAIWQMGLRKYTAEELEEHLAKAERALGAVEAHLKTGGGRKWLATEEKLSLADISLVAALNWGFATVLDAELRAKYPNVVAWYERTIESEGVKQAFGEKKFVEKRPAFQ, encoded by the exons ATGTCTCACTTCGGAACGGTTTATACTTATCCTAATAACCCGAGGGTTATGAAG atccaAGCCGCCGGCAACCTCAACTCCCTCTCAATAACCACCTCCCCCGATTTCCAAATGGGCGTCACAAACCGCAGTCCCGAATACCTCTCCAAATTCCCCATGGGCAAAGCCCCCGCATTCGAAGGCGCGGACGGAACCCTTCTCTTCGAATCCGACGCAATCGCCCAATACGTCGCCGAGAGTGGTCCGGCCAAGGACCAGCTCCTTGGTGTCTCTGCGGCGGAGCGCGCGCACATCCGCCAGTGGATTTGCTTCGCCGAGGGGGATGCTATGGGGGCTGTGGTGCCGTTTGCGATCTGGCAAATGGGGTTGAGGAAGTATACggcggaggagttggaggagcATTTGGCCAAGGCGGAGAGGGCGTTGGGGGCTGTTGAGGCGCATTTGAAGACGGGTGGGGGGAGGAAGTGGTtggcgacggaggagaagttgagtTTGGCGGATATTAGTCTGGTGGCGGCGTTGAATTGGGGGTTTGCGACTGTTTTGGATGCGGAGTTGAGGGCGAAGTATCCGAATGTTGTGGCCTGGTATGAGAGGACGATTGAGAGTGAGGGGGTCAAGCAGGCGTTTGGGGAGAAGAAGTTTGTTGAGAAGAGGCCTGCTTTCCAGTGA